The Streptomyces sp. cg36 genomic interval CTACCGCGAGCAGGTGCGGGCGTTCCTGGTCCGGGCCACGGGCGGACCCGCGGACCCGGCCGCGGGCGGCTGGCGCGACTCCCACGAGGCGCTGCGCTGCGCCCTGGCCGCCGAGCGCTCGGCCCGGTCGGGATCGGTCCCCGTGACGCTGTGACCGCCCCCGGGCCGCGCCCGCACCCCTTTCCCCACCGCTCCACCCTCTCCGTACGGCGACTTCGCGAAGGGAAGACCATGGGCAAGATCCGTGTGGCCATAGCGGGGGTCGGCAACTGCGCCGCCTCGCTCGTCCAGGGAGTGCACTACTACGCCGACGCGGACCCGGCGGCCCGGGTGCCGGGTCTGATGCACGTCCGGTTCGGCGGCTACCACGTGGGCGACCTGGAGTTCGTCGCCGCGTTCGACGTGGACGCCAAGAAGGTCGGCCAGGACCTGGCGTCGGCCATCTCCCGGTCGGAGAACAACACCGTCAAGATCTGCGACGTCCCGCCCACCGGTGTCACCGTGCTGCGCGGACCCACCATGGACGGGCTCGGCCACTACTACCGCGAGACCATCACGGAGTCCGCCGACGACCCGGCCGACGTCGTCGCGGTGCTCCGGGAGAGCCGGGCCGACGTCCTGGTGTCCTATCTGCCGGTGGGCAGCGAGGAGGCCGACAAGTTCTACGCCCAGTGCGCCATCGACGCGGGCGTGGCCTTCGTCAACGCGCTTCCCGTGTTCATCGCCTCCGACCCGGTGTGGGCGGCCAAGTTCACCGAGGCCGGCGTGCCGATCATCGGCGACGACATCAAGTCGCAGGTGGGAGCGACGATCACCCATCGCGTCCTGGCCCGCCTGTTCGAGGATCGCGGGGTGCACCTCGAACGCACGATGCAGCTCAACGTCGGTGGGAACATGGACTTCCGCAACATGCTGGAGCGCGAGCGCCTCGCCTCGAAGAAGACGTCGAAGACCCAGTCGGTGACGTCGCAGATCGAGCGGGGCCTGGGCAAGGACGACGTGCACATCGGGCCGTCCGACCACGTGCCGTGGCTGGCCGACCGCAAGTGGGCGTACGTACGCCTGGAGGGCCGCGCGTTCGGCGACGTACCGCTGGCCCTGGAGTACAAGCTGGAGGTGTGGGACTCGCCCAACTCGGCGGGCGTCATCATCGACGCCGTACGCGCCGCGAAGACCGCGCTCGACCGGGGCATCGGCGGACCGCTGCTCGCCCCCTCGTCGTACTTCATGAAGTCGCCCCCCGAGCAGTACCGCGACTCCGAAGCCTTCGACGCCGTGGAGGCGTTCATCGCCGCCGCTCCCGACGGGCCCGCCGCACCGTGAACCACCGGATCCCGTACGCGGACCGAGAAGGAAGAGGACACCTGTCATGTCGTCCGGTCCCGCCACCTTGGAGACCGAGTCCGTCCGCGAACGGGACTTCCGCCTGCTGTGGATCGGCAGCGGCATCAGCCAGCTGTGCGGCATGGCGACCGTCGTCGCCTTCCCGCTGCTCGCCGCCCAGACCCTGGGCGCGTCGGTCGGCCAGGTCGGCCTCATCACCGCGGCGGGCTACCTCCCCTGGCTGATCCTGACCCTGCCGGCGGGGGTGTACAGCGCGCGGCTGCCCCCGCGCACCATGCTGCTCCTCGCCGACCTCGGCCGCGCGCTCATCGTGACCATCGTGCCGATCCTGTCGGCCACCGGCCATCTGGCGCTGTGGCATCTGTATCTGTCCAATGTGCTGGTCAGCTGCGCGACCGTGTTCTACGAGATCGTGTACCTGTCCATGCCGCCCCGGATGCTGCCGCAGGACAAGCTGGTCTACGGCAACATAAGGCTGCAGATCGCGCGCGCGGTGTCACTGGCGTTCGGCCCCACCCTGGCGGGGTTCACCGTGCAGCTGGTCGGGCCCGAGAGCGCGCCGCTGCTCAACTCGGCGGGGTTCGTGGCCTCGGCGTCCTGCAATCTGCTGATGCGCTCCCACATCGAGTCCGCCCGGGGCTCGGACCGGCCCTCGGGGCTGTGGGCCGAGCTCGGGGAGGCAGCCCGGTTCATCCGCGGACAGCCGGTGATGCTGGCCTCGATCGCGGGCTCGGCCGTCGGCAACTGCTGCTTCGCCGCCTACGAGGCACTCGTCGTGATCTTCCTCGCCCATGACGTCGGCATCGCCCCCGGCACCCTGGGCATGCTGCTCGGGTCGGTCGGCATCGGCGGGCTGATCGGCGCGTTCAGCGCGGGCCGGGTCAGCCGCCGCCTGGGCACGGCGCGCGCGGTGTGGCTGCCCGCCGCCGTACTGGCCCCGACCGGACTGCTGCTGCCGCTGACCCGGGCGGGCTCGGGGCTGCTGCTGTTCCTGTGCGGGGCGCTGCTGTTCCACGCCGGCTTCTCCATCTTCACCGTCGGCCAGGCGACCCTGGTCCAACTGCTCACGCCACCACAGCTGTTGCAGCGGACCGTGGCCTGCGTCCGCTTCATCAGCCGGGGCATGCTCTTCTTCGGCGGACTGGTCGGCGGCGGCCTGGGCAGCCTGTTCGGCCCGCGCCTGGGACTGACCGCGGTGATGCTGCTGTGGCTCACCGCTCCCCTCATCACCGCGTCCTCGCACCTGCGTTTCTGGCGGGACATCCCCACCCGGCCCGTGCCGGCCCGGGACGTATCCACTCTGGAGTGACCACATGACTGAGACGCTCGACATCGTCATCACCACCATCGGTTCCGGGTCGTTCCTGGAGCACTACGCCGAGACGCTCGCCGAGGACGGCGCCCGGCTGGTCGTCATACCCGACCGCAAGACGCCCGCGGCGTTCTACGACGCCTGCGACAAGGCCCGCGCCCGGGGCGCCGACATCGTCTCCCCCGACGTGGCCGAGCAGGACCGCCTCCTCGCCCGGCTCGGGGTGCCCGAGCTGATCCCCTACGACTCCGACAACCGCCGCAACATCGGCTATCTGCTGTCGTACCTCAACGGCAGCGCCCTGACCGTCTCCATGGACGACGACAACCTCCCCATCGACCGCCCCTTCCTCGACGAGCACCGGATCGTGCTCCAGGGTCCGGTGCGGCACCGGGTGGTGTCCGCCGGCAACGGCTGGTTCAACGCCTGCGACCTGCTGGACGTCGAGCCCTGCCGGGTCTTCCCGCGCGGCTTCCCCTACGGCCCCCGGGCGGAGAAGGCCGAGCTCACCACCGTCGAGGAGGTGGCCGACGTACGCGTCAACGCCGGGCTGTGGCTGGACGACCCGGACGTGGACGCGGTGACCCGGCTCGCCGTGCGCCCCCGGGTCACCGCCTACCAGGGCACCCCGGCGGTACTGGCCCGGGACACCTGGTGCCCGGTCAACTCCCAGAACACCGCGCTCCACCACGACGCCCTGCCCGCCTACTACTTCCTGCGCATGGGCCAGCCCATCGGCGGGGCCGCGGTGGAGCGCTTCGGCGACATCTTCAGCGGCTACTTCGTGGCGGCGTGCGCCAAGCACCTGGGGCACTCGGTCCGGTTCGGCGGGCCGCTGGTCAACCACGAACGCAATGAGCACGACCTGCTCGACGACCTCGCCATCGAGCTGCCCGCCATCCGCTTCATGGACGAACTCCTCGCCTGGCTCAAGGAGTTCCGGCTGGAGGGCGGCGACTACCGCGAGGCGTACGAGTCGCTCAGCCACGGCCTCCAGGACTTCGCCGAGCAGGCGCGCGGCCGGGCCTGGTCGCCGGAGGCGCGGGCGTTCCTGCACCGCAGCGCCCATCTGATGCGCACCTGGCTGACGGCGGTGCGCCGCATCGACGGCTCCTGACACCAAGAAAGTCCGGCGCGGGCGCTCCCGGTGGAGTGCCCGCGCCGGACTGCCGTCCGGTCCGGCCCGCTAGACGCGGCCGTCCGCCAGCACCGCGTCCACGGTGTCGGCCAGGCTCAGCTCGGAGCTGTCGAACCAGGTGCCCTCCCCGGTGAGTTCCTTGCGCAGGGCCTCGTCCAGGAAGGACCAGTCGTCCGCCAGCACCTTGTCCCGCTCGGCCACCCGCCGGGAGACCACCTCCGCCGACGGCGCCAGCACGATCAGGCGCAGCGGCAGCCCCTTCAACTGCTCGCGGTAGAAGTCCAGATGCGCACGCCGCACCACCACGTCGTCGATGACCGGGACGACCCCGGCCGCGTGGAAGCTGCGCGCCAGCACCGCGGCGTTGCGCGCCCGCAGCAGCAGCTGCCGGTCCGCCTCCAAGTCCTCCTCGGGCGAGGGCAGATGCCCGCCCGCCACGATCAGGTCCTGGAGGTGGTCGCCCTCGATGTGCGCGCCGAGGGGGAACCGGCGGGCCAGCTCCGCCGACACCGAACTCTTGCCGCACCCGGGAATACCGATGACGAGAAATACGTCGGAGGCGGGTTCGGTATCGACGATCTGGCCCTGGAACGAGGTTTCCGGCATGCTTCCTCTACTCCTTCATCGCATTTATCGAGCAACGGTCCGATATTGCCAGCGCGATGGTAGCAAGTATCGACGACCTGTCCGATCCAATTCCCTTGCACAGGAGGCCATATGTCAATCGACAGTGTGACGGGATCCCCTCCGCCGTGGTTGCTGGTTTTCTCCGCCGCCGACCGGGCGGCTTTGACCGACGCGGCGCGAACGGCGGCCCGGTCGCTGGCCGATGGCGCCGCCCCCGACTCGGTGCCGCCCGCCCGGCCCGTGCCGCCCGAGCACGACGTGGAGCGCCTTGCCGTCACGGCGCCGGACACGGCCGGCCTGATCGAAGGGCTCTCCTTCTTCGCCGACGGCCTGGCGAGCCCGCGCTGGGCGGCCGGCCGCCCCGACGGCGCGGCCGCCCGTACCGCCTGGTGCTTCGGCGGCCACGGCAGCCAGTGGCCGGGCATGGGGCGCGCCCTGCTGAGTGAAGTCCCGGCGGCGGCCAAGGTGCTGACCGAGCTGGACGCGCTGCTGCCGAACGGGGTCGTGGAACCGCTGCTGGGCACGGCCGACGGCGACGGCAGCCCCGCGACGACCCAGCCGCTCATCTTCGCCGTGCAGGTCGCCACGGCCCACTGGCTGCTCTCGCTGGGGCTGCGCCCCGCCGCGGTGGTGGGCCACAGCCTCGGCGAGGTCGCCGCCGCCCATGTCGCGGGCGCGCTGACCCTCGCCGACGCGGCACGGGTGGTGGCGGTGCGCTCCCGGCTGCTCGGCAGCGCGGCGGGCGGCGGCGCGATGGCGACGGTCAACCTCGACCGGCACACCGTCGAGCGGCGCTGCGCCCTGATCCCGGGCACGGTCGTCGTGGCCGCCCACTCCGCGCCGAACGAGACGGTGGTGACCGGGGAGGGATCGGCGACGCGGGCGCTGGTGGCCGAGCTGGAGGCGGAGGGGGTGCGCTGCCGCCACATCCGCATCAACGCGGCCTCGCACAGCCCGTTCGTGGACGGCGTACTGCCGCGGATGCGCGCCGAACTGGCCGACCTCACCCCGGGGGAGCCGAGCATCCCCTGGATCTCGACCGTGGACGCCGACGCCGACGGGGCACCGGTGGAGACCGTGGACGCCACCGCCGACTACTGGACGCGCAATCTGCGCCGGCCCGTCCGTTTCACCGAGGCGGTCTCCGCGCTCGCCCGCCGGGGGATCAGGGCGTACGCGGAGATCGGCCCGCATCCCGTCCTGCTTCCGCCGCTGCGCCAGACCCTGCGCGCCGAGGGCGTCGAGGATCCGCTGGTGGTCGCCTCGGGCAGCCGGACGACCCCCGAACCCGTCTCGCTGCCGCGCCTGCTGGGCGCCCTGCACTGCCGGGGCCTGGACCTCCCGGCGCCGCCCGGCGTCCGGGCATGACCCCCCGAGGAGCACACTCATGCACGCACCCGCGCGACCCGCGACTCCGCTGGACCGGGCCGCCACCGTCCTGGTGGCCGGCTCGACCGGCCTCGTGGGCTCGGCCGTCCTGCGCCACCTCCACGCCCGGGGCTTCACCCGCGCCGTGGGCATCCACTCCGCCGACCTGGACCTCACCGACCGCCGCGCCACGCTCGACTACCTCACCGCGCTGCGCCCGGCCGCGGTGATCGACGCCGCCGCGCGCGTCGGCGGGATCGCCGCCAACGACGCGGAGCCGGTGGAGTTCCTCAACGACAACCTGACCATCCAGACCAATCTGTTCACCGCCGCGCACGCCGCCGACGTGGACCGGCTGCTGTTCCTGGGGTCCTCGTGCATCTACCCGAAGCACAGCCCCCAGCCCATCCCCGAGTCGGCGCTGCTCACCGGCCCGCTGGAGGAGACCAACGACGCGTACGCCATCGCGAAGATCGCCGGTGTGACGGCGGTGCGCTCGTACCGCAGGCAGTACGGCCGTCGCTGGATCTCCGCGATGCCGACCAATGTCTACGGCCCCGGCGACAACTTCCACCCGACCCGCTCCCACGTCCTGCCCGCGCTGATCCGCCGCTTCCACGAGGCGGTCGCCACCGGTGCCGGTGAGGTGACCGTGTGGGGCAGCGGGACCCCCCGGCGGGAGTTCGTCCACGTCGACGACCTGGCGGCGGCCTGTCTGCACCTGCTGGACC includes:
- a CDS encoding AAA family ATPase yields the protein MPETSFQGQIVDTEPASDVFLVIGIPGCGKSSVSAELARRFPLGAHIEGDHLQDLIVAGGHLPSPEEDLEADRQLLLRARNAAVLARSFHAAGVVPVIDDVVVRRAHLDFYREQLKGLPLRLIVLAPSAEVVSRRVAERDKVLADDWSFLDEALRKELTGEGTWFDSSELSLADTVDAVLADGRV
- a CDS encoding acyltransferase domain-containing protein, coding for MLVFSAADRAALTDAARTAARSLADGAAPDSVPPARPVPPEHDVERLAVTAPDTAGLIEGLSFFADGLASPRWAAGRPDGAAARTAWCFGGHGSQWPGMGRALLSEVPAAAKVLTELDALLPNGVVEPLLGTADGDGSPATTQPLIFAVQVATAHWLLSLGLRPAAVVGHSLGEVAAAHVAGALTLADAARVVAVRSRLLGSAAGGGAMATVNLDRHTVERRCALIPGTVVVAAHSAPNETVVTGEGSATRALVAELEAEGVRCRHIRINAASHSPFVDGVLPRMRAELADLTPGEPSIPWISTVDADADGAPVETVDATADYWTRNLRRPVRFTEAVSALARRGIRAYAEIGPHPVLLPPLRQTLRAEGVEDPLVVASGSRTTPEPVSLPRLLGALHCRGLDLPAPPGVRA
- a CDS encoding inositol-3-phosphate synthase is translated as MGKIRVAIAGVGNCAASLVQGVHYYADADPAARVPGLMHVRFGGYHVGDLEFVAAFDVDAKKVGQDLASAISRSENNTVKICDVPPTGVTVLRGPTMDGLGHYYRETITESADDPADVVAVLRESRADVLVSYLPVGSEEADKFYAQCAIDAGVAFVNALPVFIASDPVWAAKFTEAGVPIIGDDIKSQVGATITHRVLARLFEDRGVHLERTMQLNVGGNMDFRNMLERERLASKKTSKTQSVTSQIERGLGKDDVHIGPSDHVPWLADRKWAYVRLEGRAFGDVPLALEYKLEVWDSPNSAGVIIDAVRAAKTALDRGIGGPLLAPSSYFMKSPPEQYRDSEAFDAVEAFIAAAPDGPAAP
- a CDS encoding MFS transporter; translation: MSSGPATLETESVRERDFRLLWIGSGISQLCGMATVVAFPLLAAQTLGASVGQVGLITAAGYLPWLILTLPAGVYSARLPPRTMLLLADLGRALIVTIVPILSATGHLALWHLYLSNVLVSCATVFYEIVYLSMPPRMLPQDKLVYGNIRLQIARAVSLAFGPTLAGFTVQLVGPESAPLLNSAGFVASASCNLLMRSHIESARGSDRPSGLWAELGEAARFIRGQPVMLASIAGSAVGNCCFAAYEALVVIFLAHDVGIAPGTLGMLLGSVGIGGLIGAFSAGRVSRRLGTARAVWLPAAVLAPTGLLLPLTRAGSGLLLFLCGALLFHAGFSIFTVGQATLVQLLTPPQLLQRTVACVRFISRGMLFFGGLVGGGLGSLFGPRLGLTAVMLLWLTAPLITASSHLRFWRDIPTRPVPARDVSTLE
- a CDS encoding GDP-L-fucose synthase family protein, with product MHAPARPATPLDRAATVLVAGSTGLVGSAVLRHLHARGFTRAVGIHSADLDLTDRRATLDYLTALRPAAVIDAAARVGGIAANDAEPVEFLNDNLTIQTNLFTAAHAADVDRLLFLGSSCIYPKHSPQPIPESALLTGPLEETNDAYAIAKIAGVTAVRSYRRQYGRRWISAMPTNVYGPGDNFHPTRSHVLPALIRRFHEAVATGAGEVTVWGSGTPRREFVHVDDLAAACLHLLDHYDEPSPVNIGVGEDLTIADLVALVARATGFTGRITWDASRPDGTPRKLLDVSRLRATGWKPRIDLAEGVRDTVDWYARHRA